A window of the Microbacterium sp. AZCO genome harbors these coding sequences:
- a CDS encoding AMP-binding protein, producing the protein MADSNVHPGDEQREDFAHAALRAARDRHVTAREDYEAALASFEWPDVGDRFNWAIDWFDRIARGSDRTALWIVEEDGSEAKYSFDLMARRSDQVGRWLEQQGIGRGDSVVLMLGNQVELWESMLAVMKLGAVLVPSTTALGTADLADRVERSRARAVIANPADTGKFDDVPGDYLRISIGDADGWTDYAQAAELTAAAPFETRTAPGDPLLKYFTSGTTRKPKLVQHTQYSYPVGHLSTLYYLGLRPGDVQLTISSPGWAKHAWSCFFTPWLAEATVFVYNYSRFEAAALLHQIRRADITSFCAPPTVWRMLIQADLTGGKGSLRELVGAGEPLNPEVITRVQDAWGLTIRDGYGQTETTAQVGNTPGSDVVFGSMGRPLPGVPVVLIDPLTGEETDEGEICLDLSKTPRNLMTGYADDPERTADVMADGYYHTGDIASRGADGYLTYVGRTDDVFKASGYKISPFELESALIEHPAVAEAAVVPAPDETRHAIPKAYVALAAGWEPTADTAFEILKHARETLAPYLRVRRIEFAELPKTISGKIRRAELRAREDAATARAEGEYRDDDFAEFKRAR; encoded by the coding sequence GTGGCCGACAGCAACGTTCACCCCGGCGATGAGCAACGGGAGGACTTCGCGCACGCCGCGCTGCGCGCCGCCCGCGATCGTCATGTCACGGCGCGAGAGGACTACGAAGCCGCCCTTGCGTCGTTCGAGTGGCCGGATGTCGGTGACCGGTTCAACTGGGCGATCGACTGGTTCGACCGCATCGCGCGCGGGAGCGACCGGACGGCGCTGTGGATCGTGGAGGAGGACGGCTCCGAGGCGAAGTACTCGTTCGACCTCATGGCGCGCCGCTCCGACCAGGTCGGGCGGTGGCTCGAGCAGCAAGGCATCGGCCGCGGCGACTCGGTCGTACTCATGCTCGGCAACCAGGTCGAGCTCTGGGAGTCGATGCTCGCCGTGATGAAGCTCGGCGCGGTGCTCGTCCCTTCTACGACGGCCCTCGGCACCGCGGACCTCGCCGACCGGGTCGAACGCAGCCGCGCGCGGGCGGTGATCGCGAACCCCGCCGACACGGGCAAATTCGACGATGTGCCCGGCGACTACCTGCGCATCTCGATCGGCGACGCCGACGGGTGGACCGACTACGCGCAGGCGGCCGAACTCACGGCCGCCGCACCGTTCGAGACGCGCACCGCGCCCGGCGATCCGCTGCTGAAGTACTTCACGTCGGGCACGACCCGCAAGCCGAAGCTCGTGCAGCACACCCAGTACTCCTACCCCGTCGGGCACCTCTCGACCCTCTACTACCTGGGCCTGCGGCCCGGGGATGTGCAGCTGACGATCAGCTCCCCCGGGTGGGCGAAGCACGCGTGGAGCTGCTTCTTCACCCCGTGGCTCGCCGAGGCGACCGTGTTCGTCTACAACTACTCCCGGTTCGAGGCCGCAGCGCTCTTGCACCAGATCCGCCGCGCCGACATCACGAGCTTCTGCGCTCCCCCGACGGTGTGGCGGATGCTGATCCAGGCCGACCTCACCGGCGGCAAGGGGTCGCTGCGCGAACTCGTCGGCGCCGGCGAGCCGCTCAACCCCGAAGTCATCACCCGCGTTCAGGATGCCTGGGGCCTCACGATCCGCGACGGATACGGGCAGACCGAGACCACGGCGCAGGTCGGGAACACCCCAGGATCCGACGTCGTCTTCGGTTCGATGGGCCGCCCGCTTCCCGGCGTGCCGGTCGTGCTCATCGATCCGCTCACCGGTGAGGAGACCGACGAAGGCGAGATCTGCCTCGACCTGTCCAAGACACCGCGAAACCTCATGACCGGGTACGCAGACGACCCCGAGCGCACCGCGGACGTCATGGCAGACGGCTACTACCACACGGGCGACATCGCATCACGGGGTGCCGACGGCTACCTCACCTATGTCGGTCGCACCGACGACGTCTTCAAAGCATCCGGCTACAAGATCTCGCCGTTCGAACTCGAAAGCGCGCTCATCGAGCACCCCGCCGTCGCCGAAGCCGCGGTGGTGCCCGCACCGGACGAGACGCGGCACGCCATCCCCAAGGCTTACGTCGCGCTCGCGGCCGGATGGGAGCCGACGGCCGACACCGCCTTCGAGATCCTGAAGCACGCGCGCGAGACACTCGCCCCATACCTGCGCGTGCGGCGCATCGAGTTCGCGGAACTGCCCAAGACGATCTCGGGCAAGATCCGCCGGGCCGAGCTGCGGGCCCGGGAGGACGCCGCGACCGCACGGGCCGAGGGCGAGTACCGCGACGACGACTTCGCGGAGTTCAAAAGGGCCCGCTGA
- a CDS encoding alcohol dehydrogenase catalytic domain-containing protein, whose translation MKALVITGPHQAEVQDVDAPVAAPGEVVVDVKRAGICGTDMELFTGEMAYYETRHTSFPVRIGHEWMGVVSQIGDGVDASWLGARVTGDTMLGCGECRRCLQGLQHVCDFRGELGIRDGAPGALAEQVAVPVTSLHRLPDSVDDAMGAMVEPGGNAYRSVEAASLRPGDRCLVLGPGTIGLLCGLFAKAAGAEVHLLGRSERSLAFARTLGFEHVWTEETLPELPWDAVIEASNAQHLPAKAVDLVEPGKRLVYVGLAGTPSLVDTREIALKDVTAVGILSASPGLAGTIQSYATFAVDPRPLIAATLTLEDLPAVLAGHRPVGAGSGPKFHVAIGG comes from the coding sequence ATGAAAGCCCTCGTCATCACCGGCCCCCACCAGGCCGAAGTGCAGGACGTCGACGCGCCGGTCGCCGCCCCCGGCGAGGTGGTCGTCGATGTGAAGCGCGCCGGGATCTGCGGCACCGACATGGAACTGTTCACCGGTGAGATGGCGTACTACGAGACCCGCCACACCTCGTTCCCGGTACGGATCGGCCACGAATGGATGGGTGTCGTCTCGCAGATCGGCGACGGGGTGGATGCCTCGTGGCTGGGCGCCCGCGTCACCGGAGACACCATGCTCGGCTGCGGCGAATGCCGCCGCTGCCTGCAGGGCCTGCAGCACGTGTGCGACTTCCGCGGCGAACTCGGCATCCGCGACGGAGCGCCCGGCGCACTGGCCGAGCAGGTCGCAGTGCCGGTCACCTCGCTCCACCGCCTGCCGGATTCGGTCGACGACGCGATGGGCGCGATGGTGGAGCCAGGGGGCAACGCCTACCGGTCCGTCGAGGCCGCGAGCCTGAGACCGGGTGACCGGTGCCTGGTGCTCGGACCCGGCACCATCGGACTGTTGTGCGGTCTGTTCGCGAAGGCGGCCGGCGCCGAGGTCCACCTTCTGGGTCGCAGCGAGAGGTCGCTCGCCTTCGCGCGCACTCTCGGGTTCGAGCATGTCTGGACCGAGGAGACGCTGCCTGAACTGCCGTGGGACGCGGTGATCGAGGCATCCAATGCGCAGCATCTCCCCGCAAAGGCCGTCGACCTTGTCGAGCCCGGCAAGAGGCTCGTCTACGTCGGCCTCGCCGGCACGCCGAGCCTCGTCGACACGCGCGAGATCGCACTCAAGGACGTGACTGCGGTCGGGATCCTCAGCGCCTCCCCGGGGCTCGCCGGAACCATCCAGTCATATGCCACCTTTGCGGTCGACCCGAGGCCGCTCATCGCAGCGACGCTGACCCTCGAAGACCTCCCCGCCGTACTCGCGGGGCACCGGCCGGTTGGGGCAGGAAGCGGTCCCAAGTTCCACGTCGCGATCGGAGGGTGA
- a CDS encoding fumarylacetoacetate hydrolase family protein, producing MKLLRIGAPGAEKPAALVGDDHYIDLSDVVTDFDEAFFGTGGLDRIAPIVAERAATGGQPIGDQRLGAPIARPHQIICVGLNYSDHAAETGQAVPTEPILFTKSPNALVGPNDDVRIPRGATKPDWEVELGIVIGKRTSYLDSVEDARDHIAGWVLVNDVSERAFQMERGGQWLKGKSAETFNPAGPWLVTQDEVESVTDLGMWLDVNDVRRQTGSTSTMIFDPYFIVHYISQFMVLEPGDLINTGTPPGVGMGFTPQIWLQAGDVMTVGIDHLGTQRQNVIAPR from the coding sequence ATGAAGCTCCTGCGCATCGGCGCCCCCGGCGCCGAGAAGCCCGCCGCACTCGTCGGCGACGACCACTACATCGACCTGTCCGACGTCGTCACCGACTTCGACGAGGCCTTCTTCGGCACGGGCGGGCTCGACCGGATCGCCCCGATCGTCGCCGAGCGCGCCGCGACCGGCGGGCAGCCCATCGGCGACCAGCGCCTGGGCGCCCCGATCGCCCGCCCGCACCAGATCATCTGCGTCGGCCTGAACTACTCCGACCACGCCGCCGAGACCGGGCAGGCCGTCCCCACGGAGCCGATCCTGTTCACGAAGTCGCCGAACGCCCTCGTCGGCCCCAACGACGACGTCCGCATCCCGCGCGGCGCGACCAAGCCCGACTGGGAGGTCGAGCTCGGCATCGTCATCGGCAAGCGCACCAGCTACCTCGACTCGGTCGAGGACGCCCGCGACCACATCGCCGGGTGGGTGCTCGTCAACGACGTGTCCGAGCGGGCATTCCAGATGGAGCGCGGCGGGCAGTGGCTCAAGGGCAAGTCCGCCGAGACCTTCAACCCCGCCGGTCCCTGGCTCGTCACCCAGGACGAGGTCGAGTCGGTCACCGACCTCGGCATGTGGCTCGACGTCAACGACGTGCGCCGCCAGACCGGATCGACGTCGACGATGATCTTCGACCCGTACTTCATCGTCCACTACATCAGCCAGTTCATGGTCCTCGAGCCAGGTGACCTCATCAACACCGGCACCCCTCCCGGAGTCGGCATGGGCTTCACCCCCCAGATCTGGCTGCAGGCCGGCGACGTCATGACCGTCGGCATCGACCACCTCGGCACCCAGCGCCAGAACGTCATCGCACCCCGATGA
- a CDS encoding SMP-30/gluconolactonase/LRE family protein, with the protein MTAYDHAPMLGLPRVATGISHFLAEGPTWDPIRGRILWVDIMDGFVYSGRFAHGGAIVIDEKVQFPDTAGAVAVSQAGEWLVAGTERLYTRGLDGEITAGPDLIGVDGRRFNDGKPDPASRFVVGTKGPGDEQLIQVGADGTVTVLDDDLTLSNGLGWTKDGRTFYTVDTLSRRIHVRDYDPATGETGERRVFLKITDGYPDGMTIDSDDHLWVALWGEGCVIRISPDGNVVGRVDVPAPHTSCPVFAGPDLDTLVITTATEGMTPEGLAAHPLSGRLFTVRTGHRGIHPNLWAGTPTALSLEETA; encoded by the coding sequence ATGACCGCCTACGACCACGCCCCGATGCTCGGGCTCCCGCGCGTCGCCACCGGCATCTCGCACTTCCTCGCCGAGGGGCCGACATGGGACCCGATCCGCGGCCGCATCCTGTGGGTCGACATCATGGACGGTTTCGTCTACTCCGGCCGGTTCGCCCACGGCGGTGCGATCGTCATCGATGAGAAGGTGCAGTTCCCCGACACCGCGGGGGCCGTTGCGGTGTCACAGGCGGGGGAGTGGCTGGTCGCCGGCACCGAGCGTCTCTACACCCGCGGCCTCGACGGCGAGATCACGGCAGGCCCCGACCTGATCGGCGTCGATGGCCGCCGGTTCAATGACGGCAAGCCTGACCCGGCCAGCCGCTTCGTTGTCGGCACCAAGGGGCCGGGCGATGAGCAGTTGATCCAGGTCGGCGCCGACGGCACAGTCACCGTGCTCGATGACGACCTCACCCTCTCGAACGGGCTCGGCTGGACCAAAGACGGGCGCACCTTTTACACCGTCGACACGCTGAGCCGCCGCATCCACGTGCGCGACTACGACCCCGCGACAGGTGAGACGGGTGAGCGGCGCGTGTTCCTCAAGATCACCGACGGGTACCCCGACGGCATGACGATCGACAGCGACGACCACCTGTGGGTGGCGCTGTGGGGTGAGGGATGCGTCATCCGCATCTCGCCCGACGGCAACGTCGTCGGTCGGGTCGACGTGCCCGCTCCGCACACCTCCTGCCCGGTGTTCGCCGGCCCCGACCTCGACACACTTGTCATCACCACCGCCACTGAGGGCATGACCCCCGAAGGCCTCGCCGCCCACCCCCTGTCGGGACGCCTGTTCACCGTCAGGACCGGGCACCGCGGCATCCACCCGAACCTGTGGGCCGGAACGCCCACCGCACTCTCCTTGGAGGAAACAGCATGA